In Longimicrobiaceae bacterium, the following are encoded in one genomic region:
- a CDS encoding type I polyketide synthase, which translates to AALEAMIRERVARLGGLPADRVSVHEPFAALGLNSMRLVELVGALGEALGVEIPPTLAFDHPTVARLAAHLAGGGEASAAPRSGDGYEPVAIVGMGCRFPGADGPEAFWELLREGRTAVGEVPAERVELTGYRARGDDPFRWGGFLPEVDAFDASLFGISPREARSMDPQQRLLLETAWHALESAGIPADRLAGSATGVFVGISTNDYFRLQREAGAGHDTYSGTGSALSVAANRISYVLGLQGPSLALDTACSSSLVAVHQACRSLAAGESDLALAGGVNLVLSPDYGVIFTEAQMLSPTGLCHTFGDDADGYVRGEGCGVVVLKRLRDAERDGDRVLAVIRGSAVNQDGSSNGLTAPNGAAQQQVVRAALERAGVAPGEVGYVETHGTGTPLGDPIEVEALRSVLDGRPAEAAQPCWLGAVKPSIGHLEPAAGIAGLIKTVLVLEHGQVPPVHGLGEQNRHIDLSGSRLRIARELAEWPAAGGAPRRAGVSSFGFGGTNAHVVLEEAPARDAA; encoded by the coding sequence ATGCGGCTGGTGGAGCTGGTCGGCGCGCTGGGCGAGGCGCTGGGCGTGGAGATCCCGCCCACCTTGGCCTTCGACCACCCCACCGTCGCGCGCCTGGCCGCGCACCTGGCCGGAGGCGGGGAGGCGAGCGCGGCGCCGCGCTCGGGCGACGGGTACGAGCCGGTCGCCATCGTGGGGATGGGCTGCCGCTTCCCCGGCGCGGACGGGCCCGAAGCCTTCTGGGAGCTGCTCCGGGAGGGGAGGACGGCCGTGGGCGAGGTCCCCGCGGAGCGCGTGGAGCTGACCGGGTACCGGGCCCGCGGGGACGACCCCTTCCGCTGGGGCGGCTTCCTCCCGGAGGTGGACGCCTTCGACGCCTCGCTCTTCGGCATCTCGCCGCGCGAGGCCCGCAGCATGGACCCGCAGCAGCGGCTCCTGCTGGAGACCGCCTGGCACGCCCTGGAGTCCGCCGGGATCCCCGCGGACCGGCTCGCGGGGTCGGCCACCGGGGTGTTCGTGGGGATCAGCACCAACGACTACTTCCGCCTGCAGCGCGAGGCCGGGGCGGGGCACGACACCTACTCCGGCACGGGGAGCGCGCTGAGCGTCGCCGCCAACCGCATCTCGTACGTGCTGGGGCTGCAGGGCCCCTCCCTGGCGCTGGACACGGCGTGCTCCTCGTCGCTGGTGGCGGTGCACCAGGCCTGCCGCAGCCTGGCGGCGGGAGAGAGCGACCTGGCGCTGGCGGGCGGGGTGAACCTGGTCCTGTCGCCGGACTACGGCGTGATCTTCACCGAGGCGCAGATGCTCTCGCCCACCGGGCTCTGCCACACCTTCGGCGACGACGCCGACGGGTACGTGCGCGGCGAGGGGTGCGGCGTCGTGGTGCTGAAGCGCCTGCGCGACGCGGAGCGCGACGGCGACCGCGTCCTGGCCGTGATCCGCGGCTCGGCGGTGAACCAGGACGGCTCCAGCAACGGCCTCACGGCCCCCAACGGCGCGGCGCAGCAGCAGGTGGTGCGCGCGGCGCTGGAGCGCGCCGGCGTCGCCCCCGGCGAGGTGGGCTACGTGGAGACGCACGGCACCGGCACCCCGCTGGGCGACCCCATCGAGGTGGAGGCGCTGCGGAGCGTGCTGGACGGACGGCCCGCGGAGGCGGCCCAGCCCTGCTGGCTGGGGGCGGTGAAGCCCAGCATCGGGCACCTGGAGCCCGCGGCGGGGATCGCCGGCCTGATCAAGACGGTGCTGGTGCTGGAGCACGGCCAGGTGCCGCCGGTGCACGGGCTGGGCGAGCAGAACCGGCACATCGACCTGTCCGGGAGCCGCCTGCGGATCGCCCGGGAGCTGGCGGAGTGGCCGGCGGCCGGGGGCGCCCCGCGCCGCGCGGGGGTCAGCTCGTTCGGCTTCGGCGGGACCAACGCGCACGTGGTGCTGGAAGAGGCGCCCGCGCGGGACGCCGCG